A single genomic interval of Aedes aegypti strain LVP_AGWG chromosome 1, AaegL5.0 Primary Assembly, whole genome shotgun sequence harbors:
- the LOC5566493 gene encoding protein mesh isoform X3 codes for MRWKLWVVLFCAVALLDRTIPVKAESEDDVIEDTAVESASETVEDETEPVTQDEKPAESDSVDGVDDDDDDGEDSEDTRVDEDAVEVDPQAAAKAEGKKGRYLNYDYYSSNLDTYDVNYNWEDPMNREQPKDPPNFQKDGSAYTITPLRLAQIRRNFLYPFYDQGGPENIGDYQRDIHASMPQVHKNFNFQLPFFGFRFNYTRVSMNGFLEFSDPPEHYTYPLSFPIKDWPRRNDPSFIGIFFSKCRIGRIYDTDIDQRSPGVYFRMERDLETRTDRPGVEMRERVMWDIREGVVGSDTFVPKHVIITTWKNMSFAGGIDNSLFRTNTFQMVLATDEVYTYAIFNYGIINWSSHTEAGGDTTGGEGGVPAYIGFNAGNGTQAYEYKPYSQASVLRDLTGRGWANGFPGRHIFRIDERIMLGTCNKDIDAAHLPLVFAPESGNMLGGTVVNITGPCFLSNNTRIACRFDTEEVIGTVVDTNRAICVQPFLKAQGYIRFEISIGTERFKWRGRYFVETPATATDRIFFESDDVHRRNPSEIRITWNRYNLTTNLNANVQISLWGYRESTIRPELEYIDMIEPQLTNTGVYTIAPANFRLRDNPRNVDMQFGFIQINLTNPEQFNGLAISPILWSKPIPLGWYFGPQWERIHGRNWPRALCDNWLMTDRFLRNFAHELPLCPCTLEHATYDKGRFLPDPDCDRDTNPTCLHHRGAIHCVRSGQPSAQGSEQQCCYDRNGYLMLSYDQMWGSRPRRNHNIGQMPWNEANKVPTLSTWFHDVRPYYSCCMWQDEQAVGCETFRFERRPSQDCIAYQSPAVAAVFGDPHIVTFDGLQYTFNGMGEFVLLRGNNGRERVDVQGRFEQVARNIHGPVMATQLTSIAARGNTSTVIEVRLRPRDAQWRYRLDVFADERRIYFDRQSLKFQHFHGVTVYTPTYILNQSEVVIMFSSGVGVEVVENNGFMTARVYTPWSFINKTRGLFGNWSWNMADDLVRPDDVVIAPNLNNFRDIHENFAMHWMLSDRELEGVGKALFTREFGRTSSYYANVSFVPEFRREPSQFLPPNRTHDIERANELCGESYQCRYDFGMTLNREMAHFTKNYHASAINIQSTNNERIISCGILETPRFGRKSNFMFTPGARVSFECNEGFVLIGDSRRVCRENGQWDVPEHGFTECLRGQEYSARNAGLAVSIILVLLIPLALIGLLICRGLLQNRMSRENDLK; via the exons ATCCTATGAACCGTGAACAACCCAAGGATCCTCCTAACTTCCAAAAGGATGGCTCCGCCTACACGATCACCCCCCTGCGACTTGCACAGATCAGACGCAACTTCCTGTATCCCTTCTACGATCAGGGTGGCCCGGAGAACATTGGCGACTACCAGCGGGACATCCACGCCTCCATGCCGCAGGTACACAAGAACTTCAACTTCCAGCTGCCGTTCTTCGGCTTCCGGTTCAACTATACGCGTGTCTCGATGAACGGATTCCTGGAGTTCTCGGATCCACCGGAGCACTACACCTACCCACTGTCCTTCCCGATCAAGGACTGGCCCCGACGAAATGACCCGTCCTTCATCGGAATCTTCTTCAGCAAGTGCCGTATCGGGCGGATTTACGATACGGACATTGATCAGCGCTCGCCGGGTGTGTACTTCCGGATGGAACGTGATCTGGAAACTAGGACTGATCGACCGGGAGTGGAAATGCGCGAACGAGTTATGTGGGACATCCGCGAGGGTGTGGTTGGGTCGGATACGTTCGTTCCGAAGCACGTGATCATTACCACGTGGAAGAATATGAGTTTTGCGGGGGGTATTGATAACTCATTGTTCAGG ACGAACACTTTCCAGATGGTCCTGGCCACAGATGAAGTCTACACGTACGCTATCTTCAACTACGGAATTATCAATTGGTCATCGCATACGGAAGCTGGTGGTGATACGACTGGTGGAGAAGGAGGTGTTCCCGCTTAC ATCGGATTTAACGCAGGAAACGGAACCCAAGCATACGAGTACAAACCCTACAGTCAAGCATCTGTGCTTCGAGACTTGACCGGGCGTGGTTGGGCAAACGGCTTCCCAGGTCGGCACATTTTCCGCATTGACGAGCGTATCATGCTTGGAACGTGTAACAAGGATATTGATGCGGCACATCTTCCTCTGGTGTTTGCGCCGGAGTCCGGGAACATGTTGGGTGGAACGGTAGTCAACATCACCGGACCTTGCTTTCTATCGAACAACACGCGAATTGCCTGTCGATTCGATACGGAAGAGGTTATCGGTACGGTAGTCGACACAAACCGCGCCATTTGCGTACAACCTTTCCTGAAGGCCCAAGGTTACATCCGATTTGAAATCTCCATCGGTACGGAGCGATTCAAGTGGCGAGGACGATACTTTGTGGAAACTCCCGCAACGGCTACGGATCGTATCTTCTTCGAATCCGATGACGTCCACCGGAGGAATCCTTCGGAGATTCGGATCACTTGGAATCGGTACAACTTGACGACCAACTTGAATGCCAACGTTCAGATCTCGCTGTGGGGTTACCGGGAATCAACTATTCG CCCGGAGTTAGAATACATCGACATGATCGAACCGCAGTTGACCAATACGGGAGTGTACACCATTGCTCCAGCAAACTTCCGCTTACGAGATAACCCTCGCAACGTAGACATGCAGTTTGGTTTCATCCAGATCAACTTGACCAATCCGGAGCAGTTCAACGGTCTAGCCATTTCTCC AATCCTTTGGTCCAAACCGATCCCTCTGGGATGGTACTTCGGACCGCAGTGGGAACGTATCCACGGAAGAAACTGGCCTCGGGCACTTTGCGACAACTGGCTGATGACGGATCGTTTCCTCAGGAACTTTGCCCACGAGCTACCACTTTGCCCTTGCACGTTGGAACATGCCACCTACGACAAGGGACGATTCCTCCCGGATCCAGACTGCGATCGCGACACCAACCCGACCTGTTTGCATCACCGAGGCGCCATTCATTGCGTACGATCAGGTCAACCATCGGCTCAAGGATCGGAACAGCAGTGCTGCTACGATCGTAACGGATATCTGATGCTCTCGTACGATCAGATGTGGGGATCAAGGCCTCGCCGTAACCATAACATTGGCCAGATGCCGTGGAACGAAGCTAACAAAGTTCCGACTCTGTCCACCTGGTTCCACGACGTCCGTCCGTACTATTCCTGCTGCATGTGGCAAGACGAACAGGCTGTCGGCTGCGAAACGTTCCGTTTCGAGCGGCGACCTTCTCAGGACTGTATCGCGTATCAGTCTCCGGCAGTGGCCGCCGTTTTCGGAGATCCTCATATTGTGACCTTCGACGGACTGCAGTATACGTTTAACGGAATGGGTGAGTTCGTACTGTTGAGAGGTAACAATGGACGGGAGCGTGTAGATGTTCAAGGACGTTTTGAACAGGTCGCCCGTAACATCCACGGACCGGTAATGGCAACGCAGCTCACTTCCATCGCTGCTCGTGGTAACACCTCGACGGTTATCGAAGTTCGTCTACGACCCCGCGATGCGCAGTGGCGTTATAGGTTGGATGTGTTTGCCGACGAACGGCGCATCTACTTCGATCGACAGAGCTTGAAGTTCCAGCACTTCCACGGAGTCACGGTCTACACACCGACGTACATTTTGAACCAATCGGAAGTCGTGATCATGTTCTCCTCCGGTGTTGGTGTGGAAGTTGTCGAAAATAATGGGTTTATGACGGCGCGGGTGTACACGCCTTGGAGTTTTATA AATAAAACTAGAGGGCTGTTTGGAAATTGGAGTTGGAACATGGCGGATGATTTGGTTCGACCCGATGACGTGGTGATAGCACCAAATTTGAACAACTTTAGGGATATTCACGAAAACTTCGCGATGCATT GGATGTTATCGGATCGAGAGTTAGAAGGCGTGGGGAAAGCGTTATTCACGAGAGAGTTTGGCAGGACATCTAGCTACTATGCGAATGTATCGTTTGTACCGGAGTTCCGAAGAGAGCCGTCACAATTCTTACCCCCAAACAGAACACATGACATAGAACGAGCGAACGAGTTATGCGGAGAAAGTTATCAATGTCGATACGATTTCGGTATGACGCTCAATCGAGAAATGGCACATTTCACGAAAAATTACCATGCTAGTGCGATCAACATACAGTCTACGAATAACGA ACGAATCATATCCTGCGGTATATTGGAAACGCCTCGATTTGGACGGAAGTCGAACTTCATGTTCACTCCAGGGGCCCGCGTATCCTTCGAGTGCAACGAAGGATTCGTCCTGATCGGGGATTCGCGGCGAGTATGCCGTGAGAATGGACAATGGGATGTTCCCGAGCACGGATTCACCGAATGTCTAC GTGGGCAAGAGTACAGCGCTAGGAACGCCGGACTTGCGGTGAGCATTATCTTGGTGTTGCTCATTCCGTTGGCGCTGATTGGGCTGCTTATCTGTCGCGGTTTGCTGCAGAACCGGATGTCGCGGGAGAATGATTTGAAGTGA
- the LOC5566493 gene encoding protein mesh isoform X1, with the protein MRWKLWVVLFCAVALLDRTIPVKAESEDDVIEDTAVESASETVEDETEPVTQDEKPAESDSVDGVDDDDDDGEDSEDTRVDEDAVEVDPQAAAKAEGKKGRYLNYDYYSSNLDTYDVNYNWEDPMNREQPKDPPNFQKDGSAYTITPLRLAQIRRNFLYPFYDQGGPENIGDYQRDIHASMPQVHKNFNFQLPFFGFRFNYTRVSMNGFLEFSDPPEHYTYPLSFPIKDWPRRNDPSFIGIFFSKCRIGRIYDTDIDQRSPGVYFRMERDLETRTDRPGVEMRERVMWDIREGVVGSDTFVPKHVIITTWKNMSFAGGIDNSLFRTNTFQMVLATDEVYTYAIFNYGIINWSSHTEAGGDTTGGEGGVPAYIGFNAGNGTQAYEYKPYSQASVLRDLTGRGWANGFPGRHIFRIDERIMLGTCNKDIDAAHLPLVFAPESGNMLGGTVVNITGPCFLSNNTRIACRFDTEEVIGTVVDTNRAICVQPFLKAQGYIRFEISIGTERFKWRGRYFVETPATATDRIFFESDDVHRRNPSEIRITWNRYNLTTNLNANVQISLWGYRESTIRPELEYIDMIEPQLTNTGVYTIAPANFRLRDNPRNVDMQFGFIQINLTNPEQFNGLAISPILWSKPIPLGWYFGPQWERIHGRNWPRALCDNWLMTDRFLRNFAHELPLCPCTLEHATYDKGRFLPDPDCDRDTNPTCLHHRGAIHCVRSGQPSAQGSEQQCCYDRNGYLMLSYDQMWGSRPRRNHNIGQMPWNEANKVPTLSTWFHDVRPYYSCCMWQDEQAVGCETFRFERRPSQDCIAYQSPAVAAVFGDPHIVTFDGLQYTFNGMGEFVLLRGNNGRERVDVQGRFEQVARNIHGPVMATQLTSIAARGNTSTVIEVRLRPRDAQWRYRLDVFADERRIYFDRQSLKFQHFHGVTVYTPTYILNQSEVVIMFSSGVGVEVVENNGFMTARVYTPWSFINKTRGLFGNWSWNMADDLVRPDDVVIAPNLNNFRDIHENFAMHWMLSDRELEGVGKALFTREFGRTSSYYANVSFVPEFRREPSQFLPPNRTHDIERANELCGESYQCRYDFGMTLNREMAHFTKNYHASAINIQSTNNERIISCGILETPRFGRKSNFMFTPGARVSFECNEGFVLIGDSRRVCRENGQWDVPEHGFTECLRAVFYTRRTAWITIGIILAVMLPLIMCIVCGVYCFRKRKLKEDPDWRMPIPSRSASRTTLRNLASDGSEYDDNTIKKVRRYDATYKTHEPLAGKPEIQFEPKKMDLDEEDITSSEGGEYRDKVVNDFQYKNMADHKQLGRRRLTTGTEDGAGAGPSMFSDETYPPPPAESPTQAYGAYSPTFSGIDRNSSFATEDNSPVNQRRPGPFQQGSFQQQPSTTGTFYGGAAAAGPSDQSAQPLVQNVGLPARMDSRSTEV; encoded by the exons ATCCTATGAACCGTGAACAACCCAAGGATCCTCCTAACTTCCAAAAGGATGGCTCCGCCTACACGATCACCCCCCTGCGACTTGCACAGATCAGACGCAACTTCCTGTATCCCTTCTACGATCAGGGTGGCCCGGAGAACATTGGCGACTACCAGCGGGACATCCACGCCTCCATGCCGCAGGTACACAAGAACTTCAACTTCCAGCTGCCGTTCTTCGGCTTCCGGTTCAACTATACGCGTGTCTCGATGAACGGATTCCTGGAGTTCTCGGATCCACCGGAGCACTACACCTACCCACTGTCCTTCCCGATCAAGGACTGGCCCCGACGAAATGACCCGTCCTTCATCGGAATCTTCTTCAGCAAGTGCCGTATCGGGCGGATTTACGATACGGACATTGATCAGCGCTCGCCGGGTGTGTACTTCCGGATGGAACGTGATCTGGAAACTAGGACTGATCGACCGGGAGTGGAAATGCGCGAACGAGTTATGTGGGACATCCGCGAGGGTGTGGTTGGGTCGGATACGTTCGTTCCGAAGCACGTGATCATTACCACGTGGAAGAATATGAGTTTTGCGGGGGGTATTGATAACTCATTGTTCAGG ACGAACACTTTCCAGATGGTCCTGGCCACAGATGAAGTCTACACGTACGCTATCTTCAACTACGGAATTATCAATTGGTCATCGCATACGGAAGCTGGTGGTGATACGACTGGTGGAGAAGGAGGTGTTCCCGCTTAC ATCGGATTTAACGCAGGAAACGGAACCCAAGCATACGAGTACAAACCCTACAGTCAAGCATCTGTGCTTCGAGACTTGACCGGGCGTGGTTGGGCAAACGGCTTCCCAGGTCGGCACATTTTCCGCATTGACGAGCGTATCATGCTTGGAACGTGTAACAAGGATATTGATGCGGCACATCTTCCTCTGGTGTTTGCGCCGGAGTCCGGGAACATGTTGGGTGGAACGGTAGTCAACATCACCGGACCTTGCTTTCTATCGAACAACACGCGAATTGCCTGTCGATTCGATACGGAAGAGGTTATCGGTACGGTAGTCGACACAAACCGCGCCATTTGCGTACAACCTTTCCTGAAGGCCCAAGGTTACATCCGATTTGAAATCTCCATCGGTACGGAGCGATTCAAGTGGCGAGGACGATACTTTGTGGAAACTCCCGCAACGGCTACGGATCGTATCTTCTTCGAATCCGATGACGTCCACCGGAGGAATCCTTCGGAGATTCGGATCACTTGGAATCGGTACAACTTGACGACCAACTTGAATGCCAACGTTCAGATCTCGCTGTGGGGTTACCGGGAATCAACTATTCG CCCGGAGTTAGAATACATCGACATGATCGAACCGCAGTTGACCAATACGGGAGTGTACACCATTGCTCCAGCAAACTTCCGCTTACGAGATAACCCTCGCAACGTAGACATGCAGTTTGGTTTCATCCAGATCAACTTGACCAATCCGGAGCAGTTCAACGGTCTAGCCATTTCTCC AATCCTTTGGTCCAAACCGATCCCTCTGGGATGGTACTTCGGACCGCAGTGGGAACGTATCCACGGAAGAAACTGGCCTCGGGCACTTTGCGACAACTGGCTGATGACGGATCGTTTCCTCAGGAACTTTGCCCACGAGCTACCACTTTGCCCTTGCACGTTGGAACATGCCACCTACGACAAGGGACGATTCCTCCCGGATCCAGACTGCGATCGCGACACCAACCCGACCTGTTTGCATCACCGAGGCGCCATTCATTGCGTACGATCAGGTCAACCATCGGCTCAAGGATCGGAACAGCAGTGCTGCTACGATCGTAACGGATATCTGATGCTCTCGTACGATCAGATGTGGGGATCAAGGCCTCGCCGTAACCATAACATTGGCCAGATGCCGTGGAACGAAGCTAACAAAGTTCCGACTCTGTCCACCTGGTTCCACGACGTCCGTCCGTACTATTCCTGCTGCATGTGGCAAGACGAACAGGCTGTCGGCTGCGAAACGTTCCGTTTCGAGCGGCGACCTTCTCAGGACTGTATCGCGTATCAGTCTCCGGCAGTGGCCGCCGTTTTCGGAGATCCTCATATTGTGACCTTCGACGGACTGCAGTATACGTTTAACGGAATGGGTGAGTTCGTACTGTTGAGAGGTAACAATGGACGGGAGCGTGTAGATGTTCAAGGACGTTTTGAACAGGTCGCCCGTAACATCCACGGACCGGTAATGGCAACGCAGCTCACTTCCATCGCTGCTCGTGGTAACACCTCGACGGTTATCGAAGTTCGTCTACGACCCCGCGATGCGCAGTGGCGTTATAGGTTGGATGTGTTTGCCGACGAACGGCGCATCTACTTCGATCGACAGAGCTTGAAGTTCCAGCACTTCCACGGAGTCACGGTCTACACACCGACGTACATTTTGAACCAATCGGAAGTCGTGATCATGTTCTCCTCCGGTGTTGGTGTGGAAGTTGTCGAAAATAATGGGTTTATGACGGCGCGGGTGTACACGCCTTGGAGTTTTATA AATAAAACTAGAGGGCTGTTTGGAAATTGGAGTTGGAACATGGCGGATGATTTGGTTCGACCCGATGACGTGGTGATAGCACCAAATTTGAACAACTTTAGGGATATTCACGAAAACTTCGCGATGCATT GGATGTTATCGGATCGAGAGTTAGAAGGCGTGGGGAAAGCGTTATTCACGAGAGAGTTTGGCAGGACATCTAGCTACTATGCGAATGTATCGTTTGTACCGGAGTTCCGAAGAGAGCCGTCACAATTCTTACCCCCAAACAGAACACATGACATAGAACGAGCGAACGAGTTATGCGGAGAAAGTTATCAATGTCGATACGATTTCGGTATGACGCTCAATCGAGAAATGGCACATTTCACGAAAAATTACCATGCTAGTGCGATCAACATACAGTCTACGAATAACGA ACGAATCATATCCTGCGGTATATTGGAAACGCCTCGATTTGGACGGAAGTCGAACTTCATGTTCACTCCAGGGGCCCGCGTATCCTTCGAGTGCAACGAAGGATTCGTCCTGATCGGGGATTCGCGGCGAGTATGCCGTGAGAATGGACAATGGGATGTTCCCGAGCACGGATTCACCGAATGTCTAC GCGCTGTGTTCTATACCCGTCGCACTGCTTGGATTACCATTGGCATTATCCTCGCTGTAATGTTGCCTCTCATCATGTGTATCGTGTGCGGAGTGTACTGCTTCCGCAAGCGCAAGTTGAAGGAAGATCCGGATTGGCGAATGCCGATTCCGTCTCGTTCAGCTTCCCGAACAACGCTCCGCAACTTGGCTAGCGACGGCAGTGAGTACGATGACAATACGATCAAGAAGGTCCGTCGGTACGATGCCACGTACAAAACGCACGAACCACTAGCAGGCAAACCGGAAATTCAGTTCGAGCCGAAGAAGATGGACCTAGACGAAGAAGACATTACATCCTCGGAAGGAGGTGAATATAGAGATAAAGTTGTTAATGATTTCCAATATAAAAATATGGCCGATCATAAACAACTAGGTCGTCGTCGACTGACCACCGGAACGGAGGACGGTGCAGGTGCCGGACCGTCCATGTTCAGCGATGAAACCTATCCACCGCCACCAGCAGAGTCCCCAACGCAAGCCTACGGAGCGTACAGCCCGACCTTCAGCGGAATCGATCGCAACAGCAGTTTTGCCACCGAAGACAACTCGCCAGTTAACCAGAGAAGACCTGGACCATTCCAACAGGGAAGCTTCCAACAGCAACCGTCCACCACTGGAACGTTCTACGGTGGCGCGGCCGCTGCTGGACCAAGCGACCAATCCGCTCAACCTCTTGTCCAAAATGTCGGCCTTCCTGCCCGAATGGATAGCCGATCAACCGAAGTCTAA